One Chryseobacterium indoltheticum DNA segment encodes these proteins:
- a CDS encoding MBL fold metallo-hydrolase has protein sequence MFQIQAFVFNFASENTYVLFNENKNAWLIDPGNMNEQETQSISNFITENNLNIQKIVLTHAHIDHVLGLQWAYDTFKVPVTMHQDDKEVLDMFQISGMRFGFTLDHIKVDLNYIKEGDELDFDGEKFKIYHVPGHSPGSVVYHNETQKFMISGDVLFEGSIGRTDLYKGNYDQLIEGIKTKLFVLDEETQVFSGHGNPTTIGFEKQYNPFLK, from the coding sequence ATGTTTCAGATACAGGCCTTCGTGTTCAATTTTGCGAGTGAAAATACTTATGTTCTTTTTAATGAAAATAAAAATGCATGGTTGATTGATCCTGGCAATATGAATGAGCAGGAAACTCAGTCAATTTCAAATTTCATCACTGAAAATAATTTAAACATTCAAAAAATAGTATTGACTCACGCTCATATTGATCACGTTTTGGGTTTACAGTGGGCTTATGATACTTTTAAAGTTCCTGTCACGATGCATCAGGATGACAAAGAAGTTTTGGATATGTTTCAGATCAGCGGAATGAGATTTGGCTTTACGCTTGATCATATTAAGGTTGACCTAAATTACATCAAAGAAGGCGACGAGCTCGATTTCGACGGTGAAAAATTTAAAATCTACCATGTTCCGGGCCATTCTCCGGGAAGTGTTGTTTATCATAACGAAACTCAAAAATTTATGATCTCCGGGGATGTTTTGTTTGAAGGAAGCATCGGAAGAACAGATTTGTACAAAGGAAATTATGATCAATTGATTGAAGGAATTAAAACAAAACTATTTGTTTTGGATGAAGAAACACAAGTTTTTTCGGGTCATGGAAATCCTACAACGATTGGTTTTGAAAAACAGTATAATCCGTTTTTAAAATAG